The Erinaceus europaeus chromosome 17, mEriEur2.1, whole genome shotgun sequence nucleotide sequence gaggTTCAAAACTCCCCGAGGTAGAGTTAAACtatagtgccttttttttttttttttttccccctcctccagggttattgctgggctcagtgcctgcaccatgaatccaccgctcctggaggccatttccccccccccttttgttgcccttgttgtagcttcgttgtggttattattattattattgcccttgttgacacaattcgttgttggataggacagagagaaatggagagaggaggggaagacagagaaggggagagaaagatagacacctgcagacctgcttcaccgcctgtgaagcgactcccctgcaggtggggagccgggggctcgaaccgggatccttacgctggtccctgcgctttgcgcatATAGTGCCTTTTCTAAAGATGTCTGAACCCCACAATGAACCAGCTAACATCTGCAGGCAACTAACAAGAAAAAACTATCTCCTTTACCTTTATTCGCCACATTACCATTCTGCTGAGTTTCCTGGGAAAGGCTTGACCGACTGGATCTCTTTAATCAGTGATAATTTAAAATTGTCAGGGTTTGCAGAAGCCAAGTTTCTGTGAGTTAACAAGTCCCAATTTCAACACtatatatgtactttttttttaaatattgaggaTTCTTTTAAGGTTTTTCACATAAAAATCTACATATATTTATAGAAGATACAACTTTATTATCTAAAGTTggttttcatagaaaaacagaatTCCTGATGAAGAGTTTCCCTAAGTAACAAGCTCTTCATACGGAGAGTCGAAATTTGCCTTCGAGGGTATATAGTCATTCCTGTAGCTCTGAGGCAGGAAAAATACACTCTAAAAAGCCaacaaacaacaaatgagtgaatTCTTCAGATGTCAGGTAAATTGAACATGTTAAGCAGCCTGTCTAACCAGTTATTTATCTTGATGTCATTTTTCAAATTTTCAAATTTCATTCATGCAATATGTGAGGTGTTTCAATATAAACATAGTATGTTATTAGTCCTTTAAATAATTGTTATTCATTAAACTTGTGCTTATCCTGCTACCTACTACAAGTTTTAATTAaatcaaaaatgtttttaattaattggATAAAGCTATGAGCGCAAGTTGGTGACAAGACAGTGTCCTGTGGAATTTGATTCaataatatttgtatatatatatacatatatatacatgtatatatatatatatataatatttcaaTTTCCAGTGAAGTGGAAAGTCCAAGCATAGGACATTTACTGAATCCATCACATGAGCAAATGCCTTCACTAAGTTAAACCTGTTTGACATGCGTGACTGTAACAGGAAGTCTTCCTACCTGGGAAGTGGGCAACCTAAGTTAGCAACCTGATCACAGGTTCACATTCATATCAGAATTCTGGGCCACTCAACCTCCCAGCTTCAGTATTTATAGCATGAGAAGACTGAAGTGGTGATTTCTCAGATTCAACTCTCTTTACAACCAGGGAGTGCTCTCATATGCCACCCGCTCTCCTCACCTGTCTTAGCTGGCCATCAGATTATCACTTCTGTGTATCTCATGACTAACACCTGATTGTCCCTTCTGCTCCTCGTACAGCATGGTTTTACCAAGAGACATGGAGCCTGTCCAACATACTcaccccagggaagtcagattgaacTTGCTTCCACCAAACCACAGCAGAAAGCACTGCCAGGCAGAGCTCCACAGTCGTGCAAATCAGCAACACCGACAGAGTTCCCTGGAATGCAAGAAACAGGAGATTGGGAGTGTTTGAGTCAATGGAATCCCTCATAGCTTGTCAGCAGGCAGCTGTAGAGATACAGTGACTTCAACCATCAGAGAGTGAAGTAGGGATGCCAATTGGGAGAACAGAAGATAAGACAAGATAAGATAAAGACTGGTTTAACTCAACTAGTTCTTTTGTTCAGGTCTTACCTCATGTGGTCCTTGGAAGGAGGAGAAGTCCTCACCTTCAGAACATATGACCTTCCCTTTATTTTTCAAGGCTGAACCTGACAGCTTCTCCAACCTAGCAAACAGTACTGCACATACACACTTTGCTTCCTCTTGGCATCACTGGGCTATCCTAGTAACTGCTTTTCTTAATCACTGTTCCACAAACACCAAGATTTGTGGTTTGACAAATACATATCCCTCTAGTGATAGAAGCAGtttggagaagaagaaggagaaggagaaggagaaggagaagaagaagaagaagagaaggaaagaaagaaagaaagaaaagaaaatactctgTCAACTAGAAGTTTTTGTGTTTCATCATTAATCTTATTATTTGTCATTTATTCTTCCATCCCATGCAATGAGTATGGAGTCCTACAATCTAGCCATTATATTAGTCAGGTAGTCCTTTTCTTCCTTACACAATCCTGGTCTTTCCCTTgataccaaaataaaaaaataaagaaaagttttttttttgttgtctgtttctttgttttgtttttaaagaacatCTGAACTATAAACACTTACATCTAGAATGGCGTTGGCCATGCCACAGTAATCGTCATGGTAGTAACGACGATAGTACGAAGTCTCATTCTGTTCATGGGTTTGTTCCTTTTCAGTCAAGTCACAATTCTCAAGAGCAGAGTCTAAAGAAGCCAGGTTGactgagaggagaagaaaaccCACCAGAGCAATTAGAGAGCTCAGTAAATTCGCAACCAAGCTGCACTGAACCTGAAAGAGAATCATCAAGTCAGAGTCTCTCCCACTCAGCAACTAAGCAACAAATGTCCCTGGTACCTCTTTTGTCAGCGCATTGTACAAATCAGTCCCCTTATCTGCATCCTTTGGCTAAACCTCTGAAGTCAATCTTGGCTAAACCCATGAATAAATGAAGTGCTTCCTCCAAGGTAGGACTTTGATAGGATGATAGGGCATATTTCCCTCCTATAGGCTTTATCCTGGAGAATTACTATGCCTGCAAAAGTCCCCAAGAGAGTGTGACTAAAGGCAGATGCAATTTCTCTCTCCTCAGCTGATTCATAACCCCTGCAAGAAGCATCAGTCATGCAGACAAACAGGGGAAAGCAGGTTACATTCCTTCTAGGCAACCTCTCTTAGAAGGACTGTCCAATAATGAGTGTGGGGGCAAAGGCCTCAGCCTCAGGCAGGCCTGGAATGTGTATAGGATTATTATAGGTGGGTGCCTCCAGGGCTATGTGGAGATCACTGGAAGCAGTGCTCTAGAACTAGATTCAAGATGGGACAGTATGTGAGTGGTGTTACCACCTTCTCCACCAAAGTATTATATGAGATCGTTTCACctgagagagtgagaaagctcTGAGAacgaggaagggggtggggttcagtgcaaagatctaggttcgagcccccagttctccacctgcagaggggatgcttcacaagtgaagaagcaggtctgcaggtatctataggtgtctatctttctttcttcttctctatctctccatcccctcaatttctctgtcttattcagtaatttaaaaaaaaaaaggctgctaagAGCTTTGGGTTAAGTGTTGGTACCAAGGCTcagtataaccctggaggaaaaagaggaggggggggacagagagagagaatatcacttGAGGATATACAGTCCCCAGGATTGAATTGGGAGCCTGAGGTATATGAATCCTGTACTCAATCCATTTGGCAACTTCCCCAATCTCTTGTTGGTTTTCCTGACAATTCCATTCTTCAGTTTCACTTCCCACCCTGCCTCTTACTTCCCCATTTTTGAAGtgaagggaataaatgaaatgaTATGAGAAATGGCTTCCTCCATTCTGAAACCTGCAGAAGGGGGATTCAGTCTAAAACCATTCTGCAAACTACAGTTAGAGGCAAGGAAAGCCCAGGGAACACCCAACGGTGAAAATGAGAATCTTCTTCACCATCTTTAAGTTCTTTCTAGGTACTCAACAGTGGAAGCTATGTGGCACAACAGAAATCAGACAGGCTGTGTCTCCCTTCCCAAAGATGGCTTATCATACACATTCCAGGGATGATTGACAACCCAGTAACAGTCTGCTCCTGACTGCCCACCAGCAGGATATCTAGAATGTGTGCTTCTTAGAATAATTGTGTTTCATTCTGAAAGCACTTTTCCTCAATCTCAAAGAGGGCTTGTATAATGTGTGGTCACAGTAGGACCCACAAGGCAGATGGCTTTAACCCAGATCTATCCTAAGACCCCCACCTTGCATCCTGGAACTTGCTCCCAAAGAGATTATCCTTCTCGTGGTTCAGAGCCCCCATATGCTTCTATCTGAACATCTAGGaatactcttattttattttgtaaaactttatttgatttataggacagagacaaattgaggagGGTGGTCAGAATAGAGAAggaaatagggagacagaaagacgcttgcaatactgcttcaccccttgggaaattttccccttgcaggtgggggccaatgACTTGAATTTGGGCACTTCCACATgctaccacgtgcacttaactaggtgcaccactcccCAGCTTCTCGAAGCATAATTCTTATGCTGGGCCATCCAGTGGTGGTCATTAGTTATATAGTGACCATCATCCACTCATAGGTAAAGCAAATATAAGGGGAAAAGGGGCAGTTCACTGGCTaggacacatgccttgccatgctcaCAGCTTGCATTtgagtcccagcatcacatgggaggacCAAAGCACTGTGGGTAGCTCCagtgctgttttttgtttgttttcatttctatttgaATTAAAAGGAATAATGAAAGTCATCCCAAGAGAGATAAAGTGGGGAATGAATGAGACCTCAATGCTACAAGTAAAtagataagcaaacaaacaaatttaaCTTGAATGCAGTAaacatttcatttcctttcattgctaTTTTTTACAAAAGATTCCCATCATTCAGTGGCATAAAGGGTAAAATATTGACTGGAGACCTAGTGAAACTTTACAAATTTGACTTCCCTCTGTAAGTCAACTTTCTGCCACTTTCTGAATTACTGACTACTTTCTGAATTACAGAGAGAtgtaattcagctttctagtttttCTGTGGCAAGAGTCAGAAGCAGGTAAATTTGTTTTCCTAGTTTATACAATGACTAGCATCAGCTTTCAGGAGGTGGATAGATGTACACAAATCCAGCAAAACTACTCCTTTCTGGATAGATGTAGAAGAGAATGAG carries:
- the MS4A6A gene encoding membrane-spanning 4-domains subfamily A member 6A isoform X1, encoding MSSQPVTREAMVVLTPDGIRLPQAEKPNPINQNWGYLRKYVKAEVKVLGTIQILCGIMVLSLAVILMSSPFSQHFTNRFSSLWKAAYPFAGAMCFITSGCLAIITEKKSTKILVQCSLVANLLSSLIALVGFLLLSVNLASLDSALENCDLTEKEQTHEQNETSYYRRYYHDDYCGMANAILDGTLSVLLICTTVELCLAVLSAVVWWKQVQSDFPGSVFFLPQSYRNDYIPSKANFDSPYEELVT
- the MS4A6A gene encoding membrane-spanning 4-domains subfamily A member 6A isoform X3 — encoded protein: MVLSLAVILMSSPFSQHFTNRFSSLWKAAYPFAGAMCFITSGCLAIITEKKSTKILVQCSLVANLLSSLIALVGFLLLSVNLASLDSALENCDLTEKEQTHEQNETSYYRRYYHDDYCGMANAILDGTLSVLLICTTVELCLAVLSAVVWWKQVQSDFPGSVFFLPQSYRNDYIPSKANFDSPYEELVT
- the MS4A6A gene encoding membrane-spanning 4-domains subfamily A member 6A isoform X2 is translated as MSSQPVTREAMVVLTPDGIRLPQAEKPNPINQNWGYLRKYVKAEVKVLGHFTNRFSSLWKAAYPFAGAMCFITSGCLAIITEKKSTKILVQCSLVANLLSSLIALVGFLLLSVNLASLDSALENCDLTEKEQTHEQNETSYYRRYYHDDYCGMANAILDGTLSVLLICTTVELCLAVLSAVVWWKQVQSDFPGSVFFLPQSYRNDYIPSKANFDSPYEELVT